TGtgctctgggttttttgtttttgtttttttttttttttctgaatctactttattttgtttgcatggatgttttacctgcatgtatgtgtatgcaccacatatgtgtctagtacctgaggaggccaaaagagaTGTCAGAgcttctggaactggaggtataaaaggttgtaagctgctatgtgggtcctaggaatcaatcctgggtctctggaagagcagtcaatgcctTTAACTACttagctatctcttcagccctatgTTCTCTGTGGTTTTTATTAAAGGAGACATTGTTGCTCTCTTTGGAAATGAGGTGGGCTTTGGTATAAGGCAGTGCTCCCTCTATCTGGATAGTGTCTAGGAGGCAGGTGGCTGCAGAGGTACTTTCATTGTCTTTCTGCTTAACCTCCCCTATCAAGGATATTTGACACGAAGCAGTATCAGTTGTCAAATATGAGAGACAGGTAGGTGGATTAATGGTGACATTTTATGGTAAGATTTTATTATGAGAATTATGAATGAGAGTTTGATATTTAAGCTCTCAAATTCACTAACTAGCATTTAGAGAACATTTCATGTTTGAGGGTGGGTCTGTTAAATAAGAAACTATTGTTTAGTTCATGGAAAACTTGACTAACAGGCAGCTTGAGAAGTGATTACCTCATGTTTGTGAATGGAACTGAAATGTCTCATAGTTGCACTGCATTCTGGGCACACAGTAACACTAAAGCACTGACAATGTCTGTGTACAGAATAAGGGAAAGCACTCAAGACTATTCGTTGTGGAAGTATATCATATTAGGGAAAGAAGCTGGATCACCCTGCAGAGGCAGAGGTCTTTGTCAGGTGCCTCAGCAGTGAAGCAGTAGCAGTGAGGATGAGCAGTGCTGCCAACGCTTGCCCATCCTCCTTCCTGTTAGAAGTGGTGTTAGAGAGAAAGGATATAGACCACAGACAGAACTGTAAAGAATCTATAAACTGTCATGTGGCTTCTCATCCATAATGTGTCAGTAGGAGCCCTCTCAGCAGTGGAGATCTTCATTCCCATTGTTCTCACCTCTTGTCACCCTTTAATGTATGTGGCAGTTACTAAGCCACACTAACAGAGTTTGAATCCCCCTGTATCTGTTCTGTAACCCTCTAATTATATGGCATTATTTACATTTACAAAAGCAATGAAGTAACTATTAAAGACTGCTCTTGAGATTCTAATCCCAAAGTAAGGATGAGTTACAAAGCTCATCAGTGTGGCAGGACCAACAGTTAGTTCAGCCTTTTTCCTACTGTGTCTCTTCCACCTCCACACAATAGAAGAATAAGAAGTAGCATAGGCGACCACACGAACTAACGCAGTACAGTGATGCGCTGGCCGTCCTCCATTCACCAAAGCTCACAGATTGCACACATTTTAAGGAAAGCTTAGTGATAAAATCAGGTTCAGCTCCAAGCACAGGTAGAGAAATGGACCATGCATTCTGTAAGTACCTGGATTTCCAAagtgcttctgtttctgtttctgcttctgagCATGAGCAGAGCATCCTGATCTCACAGAACTTCATCAGCCACCTTGAACATTTTGGTAAAGTCTGTAAAAGCCTTTAGATATGGGGACTGGTCATTACATCTTTTTGGAATGTTgagaatgcttttattttttgaaccATTCTTAGTGATAAACAAGCAACCTTGATTCCTGATGACATATTTGATGCCACAAAAAACACCGTCATCACTTCCATCAACTTCAGCAAGAATCAGCTGTGTGAGATTCCACAAAGGTAGGATCAGCAAATGATCTATTGTTGTGGTGGGCCTTCTTTTTGTCGGTTTTGTCTTTGTAAAGGAATGTTAGTTTCCTGAACTGTTAACATGAGAGTGTGCTGCACACTGCAGTCCCACTGTTCTGAGAGATGTATGGGATCTTAAAACTTCTAACATGATGTTGTGAATTTGGGAAATAGGTGTTATAATTATTAACTCTAAAATTATTCATCTTGTATAATGCAATATGGCAGGGAGAGTCTTGAGAGGCCACCCAGTACCAGGCCCACAGTGGGTAAGAGTGGTTTCACTTGCAGGCTCAGGCTAGGGAAACTTGAGtgattgatttttctcatttagaACTAAAGCCAGATACATGAACTGCCAGTGTCATCTTCTAAGGCAGAGGGCCTTCCACTCTAGCTACTGGTTGCTATTTATGttgtattttcttctgttgtatGTCATTGTTGGCATTAATTAGCAAAATCTTTAAGTTAAAGGAGAAAATTAATATATTGTTGAACTTGAACAGAGTTTATTAATTGTGTGCACCCAAATGATGATGACAAATGAGTGACCTCTTACTATACACCGACTGTGGAGGAATCGCAACAGTATAGCTGAGTGTGCTGTTTCTTTGTCTGTGACTAGCTGCTCTTAGCTTCCTTGCCTATGACATCATACTTAATGTCTTAGTAGACACATGGACACCTAAcgaaagacagaaaaagacaaaacacaaggGAACAGATGAAGAGGTAAAGGCtactgtatcaaaaaaaaaaaaaagtataagaatTGCTTCATAGAACTTCCCAGATTTTCAAGTGTTTAAAAGGGCAAACTATAAAATGTATCACATTTACAGAGAACACTTGAGATATAGGTCTTGAAGCAAGACAGCCCATTATAAAAGCAGACCTGTCCATCTTTTGGTTCCTGTTGTTGAGGGACTAGAAAGATTTCTCATTTGATCCTAGATGCATATGGTATATTTGGGCAGACCTGGGTCACGCCGACTACTGGAAATCAGGTGGGGAGCTGCAGGGGAAGCTTCTGCATTCGTAGGCTTTACTTACTGTTTTACTCCAGTCTCATTCTTACCCAGCATGAAGTTTTCTGTCCAGGGATGCTCAGTGTTTTTCAAAAGCAACTTATAAATTAGTCAAAGAAGACAGCACAGATTGCCTTGCTTTAGAGTATTTCTAAGCATGTTCTTTTTCTtacatctaaaatttaaaattcaaaatgagtATTTATAAAATACTGGATGAAATGGAAGGACATCGCATACAGTCTTATCACTGATATATATGTTAACttaatgagattttattttaagctATTTGGAATTTGTTTCTTGGATGCTTTATTGATGATATGTATTTacctatttgatttttttgtatttcccTATTTCATAagtaatattttcaaaatctgtCTTACCTATGTAAGTAGGCTACttatagcaattaaaaaaaaaaaatactgtttctttAGGCCAAATTTCCAGAAAAATTGCTGTGTTGAGGGATAGGACCTTTGATACATGTATATCTAATGATGTTGTTAAAGACTGTCAGTTACACATTGAAGTCCACCTCCTCCCTGCATCTGCATCACCaggtcttctcttcctttctctttgataATGTCTGTTATAGTTGAATCTTGTTTGGCATGTTATATCAGTCACATAGTTAAAATGACTACACTCAATTAAGCTTATTAGAGATGCTCAACCCTTACTCTTCGACCTAAGCTGATTTGGAGTAGCACATGTACATCTGTGAATCACTTAAATGTCTGATgcttgtggaggacagaagagtgtgtgggatcctctgaaactggagttacagatggctgtgagctaccaggtactgggaatcaaaactAGGTCCTCTAGACGAGtagcagtgctcttaacatcttaGCTATCTCTCCATTATGCTGTCTAAAACGCTGTGCTATTAGTGTCTAACAATGCACTTTATTAACTAGTTCACTGCCAAACTAAAATACTATAGTAGCCACCTAggtctgatttttctcttttgtgtcaTGATTTTGCTAAATGTATCTTCGctatccattttttattagattgaAGCCTTGGTCGGATCATagtaaggtttttttgtttttgtttttgttttttttttaatgtttagtttGGTTGCACAGCCAGTCTCTGAAGATTTTGTGAGGAAGTGAGGTCCTGGGAACCATGGCGAGCAGAAGGGCTCTGTTCTTCCTCTTATCATGGTTTCAGTTTTGAGTCAGTGCTgacatttagtttttgtttcaggATTGTTGAGCTGAAGGAAACGGTGTTGGATGTCAACTTCAGTTTCAACAAGCTTTCGTTTATATCCCACGAGTTATGCTTGCTTCAGAGATTGACATTTTTAGATTTAAGGTACTTGCTAATACTGTTATTTGACATCTTAAATGTTATGATTCATCTTTTGAGTTTTTATGTTGTATTGTGTTGGTAAGTATGGAACCTAGTCTTTAGTGTATTAAGTATATTAGgagaaatgtaaaattaatttatttaggcATTTTAACCAGTCTGTCTTACTAAGTAGttttaagtgctgggataaaattatcgaaaatatttttaaatcaacatATTCTTTAGTTCCTAAGTAAATTGATAATTAATACATGGAAACTGTCTCCTTCATCTTGTTTGTTCCTGAAGTAGATAATAAGGAACCAGCACAGCTATCTTCTTTGAGCAGCTCCACAGTTGCACTAGGCCTTTGAGGAGCTGGCTTGCCTCCTAACAAGGACAATAGACAGATTAAGCAGAAGAGCCCTGACTGGAGCAGAGAGATAGAACCTGCCTTATTCTGTTGGGGAATCATAGCAAGCTTGATTTAAACAAATTCAATGAGAAGCTAGCAGCTCATAGTGTGACACCGTACATCTCAGGGTCACAACATTAACATACTTGTAAACTGTGTTTCTAGTGCCTACATTTTTCCTAGTTCTTCCTGTTGTTAGCTGGAGTACTTTTAGTTGGCATATAGTTGAGGCAGGAGATCTGCCTACACTAATTATGGAGCTTTTTCTTCTCTGCAGTAGCAGAAGGGAGGTAGGTCCCCATGGCTGCTGTTGGTATCTTTTTTGTTCCAGGCTTTGTGTACATGTCTCTCTGTGAAACTATCCCTGAAATCTCTAACAGAAGGACTAAATCTGCTTTCATGTCTCACAtcagaaagactgaagaaaaagagTAGGAGAGCTGTGAGCTCTGCAGCAGAGCATGCACAGCCAGTCATTGTGCAACATAGCATGTACCACCAGTCATTGTGCAACATAGTGTGTACAGTTAGTCTTGTGCAACAGCGTGTACAGCCAATCATTGTGCATAGAAGAAAAAGGCTGCCAGAGACTTGTGTCACTAACTACTACCAAACCCACTTCCTAGGGTCATCCTAAGAAGTCAGATTAATAAGAATTGACAAAcacatttgtgtatttttttcccctgggATTTAAACCAGTAAAAgtttcaaactttaaaaattgtgttttgattttcaaCTTAGGAAtaactttttaagttctttgCCTGAAGAGATGGCATCATTGACAAAACTACAAACGATCAATCTTTCCTTTAACAGGTAAGGAAACATCTGGGAGCCAGATAGATAAGAAGCCTTTATTTTCGCCATATTTTATTAGCAGGTTTTATTTTCATCTAGATTCTACTTGAATGTAGTGCTGCTTAGAATTCTCATAACTGATGCTTAgacaatttgtttgtttgttttgccactCCAAGAAACTCAAAGAAGGATAATCATCCTATCAATTATGAGTGTTGTAGTGGAAAGAGAAACCTTGAGGTAAACAGATGTTAGCTAGACACACTTGTCTTTGGCATTTGGTTTGGACAATGAAGCCTGTGTCTGTGATAGTCGGGCATCTTTGAAAGAACGCAAAATGCCCTTGTTCTAGAAGCCTCAGCCAAAGTAAAAATGGAAATCTCACACTTTACTTAATTGAAAGCTATTACTAATAAACAAAATTAGATCAAGAAAGTAACTTCCTGAGGGTGGCTTGTACAGACCCCAAGATATGTTGCCCATCAATGAGGAGCTTTGCCTCAGCTTTTGCtcattttgagttttaaaattattagtatcTTCTATGTCTGCTGAATATTTTACTTAAGTAAAACCATCCATTTTTAAGAGTGATGCAATTCTAGCCTATTACATGGAGTTGTCTTCTTCACTATCTTAATAGGTTCAAAGTGTTTCCTGTAGTTCTGTATCTCATCTCTACACTGGAAGCAGTTCTGATCAGCAACAATCAGGTTGGCTCTGTAGATCCTCAGAAGATGAAGCTGATGGAAAATCTAAATACTCTAGACCTTCAAAACAACGACCTTTTGCAGATTCCCCCAGAGCTTGGGAACTGTGTGCAGCTACGGTAACTTCCTTACTGGGGGGCTTCCAATTGATTTGTTGATTGCTTTTTTCTTATAGGAAATTGAAATAACAGACTTAATATCTTGTAACAATAATAGTTAACCAaacacttaatttttctttttaaatttcaccaGATGTTTTCTGGCCTTATATAGCattatgtatacataaacatCATTTCTCCTGGTATATGCCTATCCAAAATTGCACTGGGGAGAGGAGCAGGAAGGTCTGACCTTAGCTTTCCCCAGGATTTCTGAGGTCAGACTACAGGGCACCAGCTTTGGAAACCCAGCCCTTATGGTGTTTCCTCACTTCTCCCTCTGCCCTTACCCTGTTCTCAATAGTGACCAGCTTTGTATCCCCTTCAAAGCCTTCCTCTTCTTCACACAGAATTAATCCTACTGTTCTTTCAGGCCCATCtgttctacttcttttttttttttttttattaatccaGAAATGAGTTATACTGAAGCCTCAGTTATACTAAGCACCTAATTAAGTGCTGGTTAAATCAATAGACAGAGGGGTGAGTGATTGAGATTTCAGCTGAAAGATGGCTTTATTCTTGAAGGCAGCATGTTGTTTTTTGGCTGTTTGTCTCAGTGGGGTTGCCTTGGCACCTCATTTCTAGTGAATTGTAGCAAATAAATACAATTGCTTGTATGTGTAAAATAAATCTCAGTGTTTGTTGGAGTTAGGAAATGAGTTAATGAGTGCTGAACTGTTGCACTAGGTACAGGTTTTGGGTTTATCACCCCATCAGTATGTAATACCTTAACTCTTGAGCATGCCCCAATAATTTATGCATGAAAGAAACTTAGCATGTTTCTCTATAGAACATTTGTACCCATGAAAACTAAATAGTGTCTTAGAACTGCATGTGAAGACTATtttattatcttgtttgtttacttgaaaGAGAAGAGTCTcgctatatatatataactaaggCTAGATTCTACTCCATACCTGCCTGCCTTAGTCTcttaaatgctggggttatagttGTAAACTTTCATCCCTGGCTATTTGGATCAATTTTGAACAGTGAAATTCTTAACAAAAAGTACAAATACTTGTAAACCATACACCAAGTGGGCCTCAGGAAGGACCCTGGTTGCAGTTTGATTGCAGATGCTCTGTCAGACTTCACAGGAGTGAAGTCTTGCGTGACATCAGTCTGTTATGCCAACTATTCTTGGCATTACTGCAAATCTAGTGATTTGGGATTACAGACAGATTTGGAGTGGGTGGATTTATAGATAACAGAACTTGGCACAGTGAGAGTCAactgcaattctttttttttttttttttttcctagaagctAAGAAAGTTAGTGTGTAAAAGAATTCCCAAGTAACATGGAAATAGCTGAAGAATTAATTTGAGGTGAACCTTATAATGTTGTGTGAGccttttgatttttttacataaaaatttagaTTATTAAAGCCTTTTGATTGAAGATATTTAAATAATTgcataaagaaacaaaagaaccagCCCTTAACTTACAAATTGAGTCTTATTTCCAAATATGGAAATGGACTTAGTATGTGTCCCTCTGGTCCACAGCGGGTTGGCAGACATGTGTGAAAGGCCCTTCTGGTacagatgctcatagccaaccattagactgagcccagggactccaatggaagagtttggagaaggactgaaggagctgaaggggattgctcatccataggaagaataacagtatcaactaaccagacccctcagagctctcagGAACTAAGCCACTAATCAAAGATCATATATAGGCTGGTCTGTGCTccccactacatatgtagcagaggattgccttatctggtgtcagtgcgggtgtgtgtgtgtgtgtgtgtgtgtgtgtgtgtgtgtgtgtgtgtgtgtgtgtaaggtgggtggtggggtggtggtgcgctatgaaggcttgatgccccagagaagggggatgctagaggggtgaggtgggagtgggtgagtgggtcgTGGGTGCGTAGGGACCTTAGTGGTGAAGGGGAAGGAGATGGGGgcccaggaagggggacaacatttgaaatgtaaataaataattaataaaaaaaaaataaaataaaaacagaaaaaagataaaaagaaaggacCTTCTGGGCTGTGGAGTGAGCTGTGACTTCAGTGTTCTTGGCATGGATCCACATCAGTTTGTTCACTGTCTAGCTTAAATCTATTATATTAcctagtgtgtgtttgtattaatTGAAAGTCTCAAATCACAGCTCCACCATTTAGCAGCTGTTTATTCTGAATAGACCATTGTCTCTCCagatttgtatttctctctttaaaatagaAGTATTAATAATACCTACACCATaagtcttttaaaacaaaaccaacagagtcTGAATATAAACACCATAATGTGCCTCTCATGTGATATTCAGCCTGTGCTGTTGGGCATTGTCATAATTCCAGTTGTTTGCATGCTTAGTTGGACTTGTAAAAGACGCATAAGAAAATACACATTTTGTTGCAAACAATAGTTTTATTtcatgaaaagagaaacactAATGGGAAATGtttgattttcctgtttcctttATTTAGGACACTACTGCTAGATGGAAATCCATTCCGAGTTCCTCGAGCGGCCATATTAATGAAAGGCACAGCTGCTGTGCTGGAGTATTTGAGAGATCGAATCCCTGCTTGAGTACAGCTGGCTTCTACTCTGGGCATGGTCACTTGGGACAAGACAGAGCCAGCACAGTGACTGCTGTGATCCAGGTGTCACTAGGCAGTCACTGTTTGGGCTATGATCATTCCCACTAAATGTCTACAGTTTGTGAAGTGCTGTGAACATTTATCATGTCAACTGCAACAGATTTTAAAGGTTTTGTAAATTCATTTCCTTATGACTTTATAAGAACTTTCtatgatttaatattttataatgataaaGCAATCATCTTTGTAGGTGTGGGTTCCCCctggtatttttttattttgcatattatgTGAACTGAGCCGAGTTAGCAAACTTTTACGAAATATTATTCTTtggcatttaaaagaaaatcagactTTTCATTGTCTGGGATAGGACTTGCTTTGTGCTCAGTGTTGGTGCATGTTTATGTTTAGgattttgacttttaaatttttattttaatgttttgggtATCCTTTATTCCAACATGgtacattttattatttccaaAACTTTGATTCTGAAATCTGTTTACAGTCTGATTAAAACTAGACTAACAGTTTTACAGTAATTTTCTAAAAAGGAGCTAGATATTAGGCAAGCTTGATTTAATAATAATCCAAATGTAAACATTGTTGTTTACACTGAATTATCAAATGCAGCTTTTTCAGCCACCCTGTTTCATCATGTGATTGTGTCAAAAGTAGCCAGTTCAGTAGAAGCATGAGCCATCGTGAGGAGGGTGGAGGTAGAGAACTTGTAGGTGGTTAAGGTTGTTCATCTTAGGGAAATGTCAGTgctaataaagacacatgcttcaTGTTCataataaaagttacatttttaaGGTATTGGTAcagtgcttttgtttttaaaagaaacacatcCTATGCTCAGAATCTGCTTTCATAGTAAACCAGACATCAAGTAATAAggtgacattttattatttatacaatAGACTTTTATGTTATTCAAAACActtttttaaattctgaaaaaGTTGAGTACAACAGAACCTAAAAATGGCTCTGCTGTACACCACACAGCGCTGTTATCTGTACAGAGCGCATCTGCAGATGCTTCCAGACTACACCCTACCCTTAACCCATAGTGTCAGAACGTAAGACACAGCTGGAGAGTACAGATCACACTTGCAAAGTCACTTGCTTGGCAGAGTTGAAATACAGGTTAGTAGGACtttgcacataaaattaaacagCTTTCAAGGTTGTTATGGTCTCATATGGCAAAAAACCATGAAGTACATTCACAATCTAAGTAAAGTAGTAAGTGTTTCTTCATTCAGTTTTATTTACACCAATATGTGGTTTAACTAAAAAGTACTGTTAATCATGGTACATTTTTTTAACACATACAAAAATgacaatttttatatataattttaagctGAAAATCACAATTATCTCAAAATATTAATTACAATACAGCCAGTTCAATTAAACATGTCATGGTTTgatcttttaatataaaatggtAAACTTTATTATTAAAGTAAGCAATTTGTTTTGAATTGGCTAGAGTACACCCAAGTAGAAAATCTAAATGTGATGTGTGAGGTGTTTGCTGCCCCTCCCACCCAGTTTGTATACAGCCACCTAGGCTagcaaagagacagaaaaggccCCGGTTTATAAATATTGAGCCTCGTTTGCTAAACTGCCTTGGCTTCTTGGTTCTTCCATAAAAGCTCTACAAAGGGCATGTCCATAGACTGCAGTGAAATGCATGCAATATATACAGCGTGTAGAATTCAGCTCACTGACACACATCAGAATGTCCACATAGACGGCAAAGGATGGACAGAAGGAACACTCACCTGCCACCTGTCATCAGCTAGATCGGAGATTAAGGAATGAGGTCCCAGTTGGGGTTCTGAGGGAGGATTACTACAGTTACTGAAGATATGTTACCTGTGTCCTGCACTTAGGGCAGTGAAGCCAGTTCCCATCAGAGAGTATGGTCAAGAGACCCAAAGCTGTATCACCACTTAGGAATTTCTCTTACGACATTTATGAGAATGAACTATTTCATTAACTGGCTAATATGACCTccaatttttatgtatttgacaCATAAAACACAGAATAATGAAATAGATTCATCTCTCATAAATTATTGAGGGCAAAAAATCATCAATCTGATAGTCttgaaagtgaaaaataaatttcatgaatattttaaaaaacagtctGAAGTGTGTTTGTATAATTTGTTTGTAACCTCTTGCAACCCACCACTGTCTTCCATCAGAATTATTTCTCTGATACTTAATATTTCTTTCCTGAAAAGAATGAGAGAGCAGTTGAGTTTCTCACATACAGCCAAGAGTGAGGTGCCCTTGGGTGGCTGTAAGCAGGAAAGAAAATTCTGGGTTTTGCTATAATCTGTAGTGACTTTGCAATGACCTTACCCTTTTGAATTTCAGTAGATCTACCATTGGCTTCCTGCCAGCTTTGGACAGTGTCCCTCTCTTCATGTGTAAACAGTTTCAcattcccttctgccttcagctccttctgttcACTGAATGCAAAAAGAATGTAACTGGCTCTTCTTAAAAAAGTGCAGTTTGCCTGTCAATTACCTTTGTCTTTACTCCAAACACCACTGTAAGACTTGCTCTTCAGAGAAGGGAAGCAAAGGAAATGTCTAATTATCGAAGCAGGAATATGAAACATTCCTTGCAGTCTGTTGACACTGACATCAAAACAAAGTTTCCTAAGCGTTATACAGCACTCAGCAGTCCTGATCTAAGCCAGATGTCCTCTCCCTGGTCTGAGACCAGTGTGTGCCCTCTGAGTGGAAGAACAAGTAttgaaaacaatatttatttcagtAGTACATTTAGGCAAATATAGGAAATTCTTTATCTGCCTGAGAGATTCGTCTTGGTTTTTCCAGagacttttcaaaaacaaaacaagatcagCTGAGATTTCCCTGGCTAACTATTTAACAGAGGCATGGAGAGCTATGAGAATGTGGTTGTCCACGTGTCAAGTTCCTTCCTTAGGTTAGCTGTCAGGCAGTTCAGCTGACCTGCCATGCCCAGGCATTATTCAACCTCAAAACTCCAGCTGTGCAAAACAAACTagcaaagaaaaatgtgtgtctAAGAGACACAAAACCTGAGTTGCAATAAAAGGTTGTAATAAACTTCTTAATATAGGAAAATAACCTTTGAACAGccaaaaatacatttatacaatacaAGCAGCTTAGTGCTTAAGTGTCTCAGAAGACTAAGCAAGAAGATCATTTACATTTGATCATTTTTCCTAACTATAGTTGAGATAACCACATTTTACTTAATATCTATTTCATTCCCCTGAATTCAtcagtttttcttaaaaaaaaaaaaaaaatctacacatatttggGTAAGTCTTGTTCAGTTTCTGACAGTAGACCTGTTGCTTCTAGACACTGAAGCAGCAGGGCTGCCACTGTCAAGCCATGATGGAACCTAAAGtttaaagcaaacatttaatctTGGGGTTGGGCTTTCTGCATACTCTTCCCTTTATCCCTACATTACATTTCTTTAGCTTTAGTAGGCCTTGGAACCTGGCACCTTGCATCCTAGTCCTTGCAAGATCTtcctttgtagcccagactggcctcaaacttgtaatcctGCCTTTGACCTTCCattgctgggatcataggcatacATCATCAAGCCTGATGGAGTTGCTTCCTTTTTCATACTTGATTACAAATGGGTTGAAGTGAAGCGCCTCCCTCCCCCATACAGGTAGCTATGTCATCTGCTTTCCACCTGAGTCTACTTCTTTTCAAGAGCTTAGAGCTTGCTTGGCCTCTTTGCAATTTACTTACTGGAAGGAAATCTGCTTAATTGCCTCTCATCCTGCCATGAGACCATGACTTGAGGCTCATTTCAGGACATGTGTATTTCCTCAGATACACTGGGTATTTTTGATAGAAATTGAAAGTTGTCTTCTATAGATCCCTGATAGATGCATTCATGTTTCTGACATTTGGAACGGGGAAGCCATGGGAACCCAAAGGTTAAATCCTTGAAGCTGTGGCTGCCTGGAAGGCCTCTGCATGTTTTTCTGTGAGAGCTTTGCTTGGGGGATAGAATGGGAAATCAATTATAAGAGGTAAAATGTCATTAGCAAGAGAATTTCAGTTTCTGCTTGTTGATGTGGCACGTGCCTTAAAAGGATTTTACATTGTGATCAATGGTAAAAAAGTTACACTTTCTCTGCCAACAGACGTGTTGCCATGGGAACTAatgcaagaaaatgaaaatatcacagagaatgaagaatcaaaattgaaaaaaaaatgataaggaGTTGATTTCTACGTTGCTGTTTAAGCCTTTGGGATTTAAAGTGTTACTCATTGATCTCACTAGAGATCAATGACCAGAATGACTTGCCAGAtgcaggaaaagaggaaaaagtagTAAGCCTAGTTGGTTAAAGGGACTCTGTAAAACCTAGTTCCATCCCTGGTAAGTTAAGCTTTTCAGCCCCTATGTGAATTGTATGGGTAAGCAGGAAACCTGCAGAAGACTTAAGAGCTCCGCACACCACCTGACAGGCTTACCACATACCTCATATTATTGCTTGGAGCAGGCTCCCAAGAAAAAGTCAGAGAACATCAACAAAAGCCATGATTTT
Above is a genomic segment from Arvicanthis niloticus isolate mArvNil1 chromosome 4, mArvNil1.pat.X, whole genome shotgun sequence containing:
- the Lrrc40 gene encoding leucine-rich repeat-containing protein 40 isoform X3 is translated as MESLELLYLRRNKLQVLPEFPSCRQLKELHLAENQIETLGAEHLQHLQAILVLDLRGNKLRSVPEEMALLQSLERLDLSNNDISSLPCSLGNLHLKFLALEGNPLRTIRREIIAKGTQEVLKYLRSKIKDDRTNQNDSVPETAMTLPSEAKVNIHAIVTLKLLDYSDKQATLIPDDIFDATKNTVITSINFSKNQLCEIPQRIVELKETVLDVNFSFNKLSFISHELCLLQRLTFLDLRNNFLSSLPEEMASLTKLQTINLSFNRFKVFPVVLYLISTLEAVLISNNQVGSVDPQKMKLMENLNTLDLQNNDLLQIPPELGNCVQLRTLLLDGNPFRVPRAAILMKGTAAVLEYLRDRIPA